In a genomic window of Virgibacillus sp. SK37:
- a CDS encoding 1,4-dihydroxy-2-naphthoate polyprenyltransferase: MQKTDIKSAMNEKDGFQIWWRLLRPHTLTASFIPVFVGSMLAFTDGAFRFTIFMAMLLASILIQSATNMFNEYYDHARGLDTEHSVGIGGTIVRDGIKPKTVLNIAFLFFGIAILLGIYICIHSSWWIAVIGLICMLFGYLYTGGPLPIAYTPFGELFAGFFMGTVIIGISYYIQTLTMNSSVIWVSVPIAIFIGTILLANNIRDLDGDKENGRKTIAILLGRKKAILFLACLFAIAFILTGILIITGILPVWSIISFLAIFKAWSVIQQYKGKTKPIEMMPAMAATGKTNTIYGLLLGISLFISKFL, from the coding sequence ATGCAAAAAACAGATATTAAAAGCGCAATGAATGAGAAAGACGGCTTTCAAATATGGTGGCGACTATTAAGGCCACATACATTAACAGCTTCATTTATCCCGGTATTTGTTGGCTCTATGCTGGCTTTTACAGACGGAGCTTTCCGGTTTACCATCTTTATGGCAATGCTTCTGGCCTCTATTTTGATCCAATCGGCAACAAATATGTTTAATGAGTATTATGACCATGCACGAGGACTTGATACGGAACATTCAGTCGGTATCGGAGGAACTATTGTAAGAGATGGTATTAAACCTAAAACAGTATTAAACATAGCTTTTCTTTTTTTCGGGATTGCCATTCTTTTAGGTATTTACATATGTATTCATTCAAGTTGGTGGATCGCCGTTATTGGTTTAATCTGCATGCTTTTCGGCTATTTATATACAGGTGGACCTTTGCCGATAGCCTACACCCCATTTGGGGAACTCTTTGCAGGTTTTTTTATGGGGACAGTTATTATCGGAATAAGTTATTACATTCAAACACTGACAATGAACTCCTCCGTTATTTGGGTATCCGTACCTATCGCCATTTTTATAGGTACTATCTTACTAGCAAATAACATCCGTGATCTTGATGGAGACAAGGAAAATGGCAGAAAAACAATTGCTATTCTATTAGGCAGGAAGAAAGCAATTCTATTTCTTGCCTGTTTATTTGCAATAGCTTTTATTTTAACTGGAATCCTAATTATCACGGGTATTCTGCCTGTCTGGTCCATCATTAGCTTTCTTGCTATTTTCAAAGCATGGAGTGTAATTCAACAGTATAAAGGCAAAACAAAACCGATAGAAATGATGCCTGCCATGGCTGCTACTGGAAAGACAAATACCATTTATGGATTATTGTTGGGGATATCTTTATTCATTAGTAAATTCTTGTAA
- a CDS encoding isochorismate synthase MenF, producing MIEIMEEQLEKIIDEAIPNINTADDYQLISITKQVNKINPLHFFHAASYTKRDRVFWSSTQDNFFIVGVGNAAQLRVEGLSSRNVEKKWRELLNKAIIYNDSKVDGAGIVALGGMSFDPKKERTPLWKNFSDSQFTVPEFLLTQNNGASYYTINILVRKGDHAEEVANEIRSMEEILFSKTALPVTDVTIMNRYEVAPEKWKEAVELATREIGKGSASKIVLAREIRLKLNKSVNIASVLEKLLHTQPNSYIFAFEKGEDCFVGATPERLVKLNKRELLSTCLAGTAPRGKNKKEDKEISENLLHDEKNRQEHEFVVQMIKQAISHYCKDINIPEKPVIYPLKNLQHLYTPVTATLMGHHSIFDIIEQLHPTPALGGTPREESLAFIRENELLDRGWYGAPVGWLDSNGSGEFAVAIRSGLIQDDEASLFAGCGVVKNSDPEKEYEETNIKFLPMLSVLGG from the coding sequence ATGATAGAAATAATGGAAGAACAACTAGAAAAAATAATAGATGAAGCCATCCCTAATATAAATACGGCGGATGATTATCAGTTAATAAGTATAACGAAACAAGTAAATAAAATAAATCCACTTCATTTTTTTCATGCGGCGAGTTATACAAAAAGAGATCGGGTTTTTTGGTCAAGTACGCAGGATAACTTCTTTATAGTAGGTGTTGGAAATGCGGCACAACTAAGAGTAGAAGGGTTATCTTCCCGGAATGTTGAAAAGAAATGGAGAGAATTACTGAATAAGGCGATTATATATAATGACAGTAAGGTGGATGGGGCAGGAATTGTCGCATTAGGGGGAATGTCTTTTGATCCAAAAAAAGAAAGAACTCCACTATGGAAGAATTTCAGTGATAGCCAATTTACTGTTCCGGAATTTTTGCTGACTCAAAACAATGGAGCCAGCTATTATACTATAAACATTTTGGTGAGGAAGGGAGACCATGCTGAGGAAGTTGCAAACGAAATTAGAAGCATGGAGGAAATCCTTTTTTCTAAAACAGCACTTCCTGTAACGGATGTAACTATCATGAACAGGTATGAGGTTGCTCCCGAAAAATGGAAGGAAGCAGTTGAACTTGCGACTAGGGAAATCGGTAAAGGAAGTGCTAGTAAAATTGTGTTAGCTAGAGAGATCCGATTGAAATTGAACAAGTCTGTGAACATTGCTTCTGTATTGGAAAAACTGTTGCACACCCAACCAAACAGTTATATTTTCGCTTTTGAGAAAGGAGAGGACTGTTTTGTAGGAGCGACTCCAGAAAGGCTTGTAAAGCTTAATAAACGAGAATTGCTTTCTACATGTTTGGCAGGAACGGCTCCAAGAGGTAAAAATAAAAAAGAAGACAAAGAGATCAGCGAAAATTTGCTTCATGATGAAAAAAACAGGCAAGAGCATGAATTCGTAGTGCAAATGATTAAGCAAGCAATTTCACATTATTGTAAAGATATAAACATTCCGGAAAAACCAGTCATTTATCCATTGAAAAATCTGCAGCACCTTTATACTCCAGTTACTGCTACGTTGATGGGTCATCATAGCATTTTTGATATAATAGAACAACTCCATCCTACTCCTGCACTAGGAGGAACTCCAAGGGAAGAGTCGCTTGCGTTTATTAGGGAAAATGAATTGCTTGATCGAGGGTGGTATGGAGCTCCTGTTGGCTGGCTGGATAGCAATGGGAGTGGAGAGTTTGCTGTCGCTATTCGTTCAGGATTAATTCAAGATGATGAAGCCTCCTTGTTTGCCGGCTGTGGAGTAGTCAAAAATTCAGATCCAGAGAAGGAATATGAGGAAACAAATATTAAATTTTTACCGATGCTGTCTGTTTTAGGAGGATGA
- a CDS encoding hotdog fold thioesterase: MDFKNTLMNALGIELISLDKNLVKMTMPVDERTHQPAGYLHGGANAALAETAASIGAFAHVDTEKFQIFGIEINANHIKSKKSGLVTAEASPLHIGKSTMVWQIKIMDEEKNLLCISRCTIGIISK; the protein is encoded by the coding sequence ATGGATTTTAAAAATACCTTGATGAATGCTCTGGGCATCGAGCTAATTTCCCTGGATAAAAATCTAGTGAAAATGACAATGCCCGTAGATGAGAGAACACACCAGCCAGCGGGTTATTTACATGGTGGTGCAAATGCTGCACTTGCTGAAACAGCTGCCAGTATTGGTGCGTTTGCTCATGTTGATACAGAGAAGTTCCAAATATTTGGTATCGAAATTAACGCAAATCATATAAAGAGTAAGAAATCAGGTTTGGTGACAGCTGAAGCTAGTCCCCTGCATATCGGTAAATCAACAATGGTATGGCAAATTAAAATAATGGATGAAGAGAAAAACTTACTATGTATCTCACGGTGTACCATCGGTATTATTTCTAAGTAA
- the menH gene encoding 2-succinyl-6-hydroxy-2,4-cyclohexadiene-1-carboxylate synthase — MYYTIKEDKYWYEKHGKIGPQVVLLHGFTGSSKTWGNFITAWQGQFQFITIDLPGHGNTKVSNVKTMKECCDDIKALINHLGISQFHLIGYSMGGRTALSFVMYYPELVQSLILESASPGLSSNVERKERMKKDEQLAAKLVNEGIESFVDFWENVPLFNSQKELPLNIKSAIREERLAQSPNGLAKSLKGMGTGSQPSWWKELTNIELPTLLLVGELDEKFVQLNKKMAECLPHAHFEMVNKTGHALHVEQPEIFGKIVTEFILDKHELE, encoded by the coding sequence TTGTATTATACAATTAAAGAGGATAAATATTGGTATGAAAAGCACGGTAAAATCGGTCCTCAAGTGGTTTTATTACATGGTTTTACGGGTAGTTCAAAAACATGGGGAAATTTTATCACAGCATGGCAAGGTCAGTTTCAATTTATTACCATTGATTTGCCTGGACACGGAAACACGAAGGTATCAAATGTTAAGACGATGAAAGAGTGCTGTGATGATATAAAAGCTCTTATAAATCATTTGGGAATAAGCCAATTTCATTTGATAGGCTATTCCATGGGAGGCCGCACAGCTCTATCATTTGTTATGTACTACCCGGAACTAGTTCAATCACTAATCCTTGAATCCGCATCTCCAGGTCTTTCTTCCAACGTGGAAAGAAAGGAACGGATGAAAAAAGATGAACAATTAGCAGCAAAGCTAGTTAATGAAGGGATAGAATCATTTGTTGACTTCTGGGAAAATGTGCCCCTATTTAATTCTCAGAAAGAACTGCCATTAAATATTAAATCAGCTATTAGGGAGGAACGCCTGGCACAATCACCCAATGGATTAGCAAAATCACTTAAAGGTATGGGCACAGGGAGTCAGCCCTCTTGGTGGAAGGAATTAACTAACATAGAATTACCTACCCTTCTATTAGTTGGTGAATTGGATGAAAAGTTTGTTCAATTAAATAAAAAAATGGCTGAATGCTTGCCGCATGCGCATTTTGAGATGGTAAATAAAACTGGTCATGCACTTCACGTGGAACAACCAGAGATTTTTGGTAAAATAGTAACTGAGTTCATTTTAGACAAGCATGAGTTAGAATAA
- a CDS encoding ECF transporter S component, producing the protein MENKNYSSSRLLKLIILSLLGTISLVLFFLNFPLPFLPSYLKIDFSDVPALMASLIFSPIAGVIVVAIKNILYLAISGAGDPIGVAANFLAGAMFVIPVSLLYHRFKGVKSVVSGLVTGTLIMAVGMSVLNYFIILPAYGKFMGWDMTEQFKWFSVYAGVLPFNIIKGIIVGLLFVPLFIKMRSWIEQKQMKTAA; encoded by the coding sequence ATGGAAAATAAGAATTACTCATCATCACGTTTATTAAAGCTAATTATATTATCATTGCTTGGGACTATTTCACTTGTATTATTTTTCTTGAATTTCCCACTGCCTTTTTTGCCGAGTTATTTAAAGATTGACTTTAGTGATGTGCCAGCCTTAATGGCCTCACTCATTTTCTCACCAATAGCAGGAGTCATCGTAGTAGCAATTAAAAATATTTTATATTTGGCTATTTCTGGAGCAGGAGATCCAATTGGAGTTGCTGCTAATTTCCTCGCAGGAGCTATGTTTGTTATCCCTGTATCACTGCTTTATCATCGCTTTAAAGGTGTAAAAAGCGTTGTTTCAGGATTAGTAACAGGAACCTTGATTATGGCAGTTGGAATGAGTGTGTTAAATTATTTCATTATCCTTCCAGCATATGGGAAATTTATGGGATGGGACATGACGGAACAATTTAAATGGTTTTCCGTATATGCAGGCGTTCTGCCATTTAATATAATTAAAGGGATAATTGTTGGTTTATTATTTGTCCCATTATTTATTAAGATGAGAAGCTGGATTGAGCAAAAACAAATGAAAACCGCAGCATAA
- the menD gene encoding 2-succinyl-5-enolpyruvyl-6-hydroxy-3-cyclohexene-1-carboxylic-acid synthase produces MDHIETLTRYTANFIDELSKNGVTDAVISPGSRSTPLAYMLAEHKMIKEWVILDERSAAFFALGLAKKTKRPVVIVCTSGTAAANYFPAIVEAYYSRVPLIVLTADRPHELRDVGAPQAIEQMKLYGDYVKWFHEMALPEASPKMLYYARSKAARASHIANQGNAGPVHLNFPFREPLLPNLSIDDLWGNQYTQSTAPMMEGSKLIDESQVSQLLKKLQGRERGMIVCGPQTEERLAEAITELAAAWKIPVLADPLSQIRAGTHNKDMVIEGYDAFLRNEEIREQLKPDFIIRFGAMPVSKAYLFYVQQHADTLQIVVDNNIGFREPAGNQTEFVFSDPVQFCEILTDRVDGSQKHEYWTTMWLDKNRIVKKQLTIGIEANITEGEAVRGLLDVIPNESVLYIGNSMAVRDLDTFFMTTSKKVSVLANRGANGIDGMISSAVGAAATNSPVTLVLGDLSFYHDMNGLLAAKHYNLNLTILLINNNGGGIFSFLPQASDKKHFEALFGTPVDIDFKQAILMYGGKYMQPATEEELKKALDESYQHQGLSVVETRTSREANMKWHQEKWAAIQQEILESEE; encoded by the coding sequence ATGGACCATATAGAAACATTGACACGGTACACGGCGAATTTTATCGATGAACTTAGCAAGAATGGGGTTACCGATGCGGTTATATCACCAGGCTCCCGATCAACCCCTCTTGCCTATATGTTGGCGGAACATAAGATGATTAAGGAATGGGTCATTCTGGATGAACGTTCAGCTGCTTTTTTTGCGTTGGGTTTGGCTAAGAAAACAAAGAGACCAGTAGTTATTGTCTGTACATCAGGAACAGCGGCAGCTAATTACTTTCCGGCCATCGTGGAGGCTTACTACAGTAGAGTCCCACTTATTGTGCTTACTGCCGACCGCCCACATGAATTGAGGGATGTAGGGGCTCCGCAGGCAATTGAGCAGATGAAGCTGTATGGTGATTATGTCAAATGGTTTCATGAAATGGCTTTACCGGAAGCGAGCCCCAAAATGCTTTATTACGCGAGGAGTAAGGCAGCCAGGGCAAGTCATATTGCTAACCAAGGGAATGCAGGCCCTGTTCATCTGAATTTTCCATTCCGAGAACCGTTATTGCCGAACCTATCCATCGATGATTTATGGGGGAATCAATATACGCAGTCAACTGCCCCTATGATGGAAGGAAGCAAGTTGATTGACGAGAGTCAGGTTAGCCAGCTGTTAAAAAAGTTACAGGGCAGAGAAAGAGGTATGATTGTCTGTGGACCGCAAACAGAAGAGCGTTTGGCTGAAGCGATAACCGAACTTGCTGCCGCATGGAAGATTCCTGTTCTTGCAGATCCTTTATCACAGATACGAGCAGGCACGCATAACAAAGATATGGTTATTGAAGGTTATGATGCTTTTCTTAGAAATGAAGAAATCCGTGAACAACTGAAGCCAGATTTCATCATTCGTTTTGGAGCCATGCCTGTTTCAAAGGCATATCTTTTTTATGTCCAGCAACACGCAGACACACTACAAATTGTAGTTGATAACAACATTGGATTTCGTGAACCGGCAGGAAATCAAACGGAATTCGTTTTTAGTGATCCTGTTCAGTTCTGTGAGATTCTTACTGACCGAGTAGATGGCTCACAAAAACATGAGTATTGGACGACTATGTGGTTGGATAAAAACCGTATTGTCAAAAAGCAATTAACAATAGGTATAGAAGCTAATATTACTGAAGGAGAAGCAGTAAGAGGCCTGTTAGACGTTATACCTAATGAAAGTGTTTTGTATATCGGCAATAGTATGGCGGTAAGAGATTTGGATACGTTTTTCATGACCACGTCCAAAAAAGTCTCGGTGCTCGCTAATCGGGGTGCAAATGGAATTGATGGAATGATTTCGAGTGCAGTTGGAGCAGCAGCTACAAACTCCCCAGTTACGTTAGTTTTAGGAGATTTATCCTTCTACCACGATATGAATGGCTTGTTGGCAGCAAAACACTATAATCTAAACCTTACTATTTTATTAATTAATAACAATGGAGGAGGAATCTTTTCTTTTCTCCCACAAGCAAGCGACAAAAAACATTTTGAGGCTTTATTTGGTACTCCCGTAGATATAGACTTTAAACAGGCAATCCTCATGTATGGTGGTAAATATATGCAACCAGCGACCGAAGAGGAACTAAAAAAAGCGCTTGATGAGAGTTACCAGCATCAGGGACTCTCTGTTGTAGAGACTCGTACATCACGTGAGGCTAATATGAAATGGCACCAGGAAAAGTGGGCCGCTATTCAACAAGAAATTCTTGAGTCAGAGGAATGA
- the menB gene encoding 1,4-dihydroxy-2-naphthoyl-CoA synthase has product MTVTWEKVKNYNEIIYEKHDGVAKVTINRPEKRNAFTPLTVNEMIDAFADARDDSSIGVIILAGEGEKAFCSGGDQSVRGHGGYVGDDQVPRLNVLDLQRLIRTIPKPVIAMVSGYAIGGGHVLHVVCDLTIAADNAIFGQTGPKVGSFDAGYGAGYLARMVGHKRAREIWYLCRQYNAEEAYEMGMVNKVVPLDKLEEETLQWCEEILEKSPTALRFLKASFNADTDGLAGLQQMGGDATLLYYTTEEAKEGRDAFKEKRKPDFKQFPRFP; this is encoded by the coding sequence ATGACTGTTACATGGGAAAAAGTAAAAAACTATAATGAAATTATTTATGAAAAACATGATGGAGTAGCAAAGGTAACGATTAACCGTCCAGAAAAGCGTAATGCTTTTACTCCGCTAACCGTTAATGAAATGATTGATGCATTTGCCGATGCAAGAGATGATTCTTCTATTGGTGTCATCATTCTTGCCGGTGAAGGTGAAAAGGCGTTTTGCTCAGGTGGAGATCAATCTGTACGTGGACACGGCGGATATGTAGGCGATGACCAAGTTCCTAGATTAAATGTTCTTGACTTACAACGTCTAATTCGTACTATTCCAAAGCCTGTAATTGCTATGGTTTCCGGCTATGCCATTGGCGGCGGACATGTTTTGCATGTTGTTTGTGATTTGACCATTGCAGCAGATAATGCGATCTTTGGGCAGACAGGTCCTAAAGTAGGGAGCTTTGATGCAGGATATGGTGCTGGATATTTGGCACGTATGGTTGGGCATAAACGTGCAAGGGAGATCTGGTATTTGTGCCGCCAATATAATGCAGAAGAAGCGTATGAAATGGGTATGGTAAATAAAGTTGTTCCACTCGATAAACTAGAAGAGGAAACACTTCAATGGTGTGAGGAAATATTAGAAAAGTCACCAACAGCTTTACGTTTCCTCAAAGCTTCATTTAACGCAGACACAGATGGCTTGGCAGGCCTGCAGCAAATGGGCGGAGATGCAACACTTTTATACTATACAACAGAAGAAGCAAAAGAGGGCAGAGATGCATTCAAGGAGAAAAGAAAACCGGATTTCAAACAGTTCCCTCGTTTTCCGTGA